The Paenibacillus sp. MBLB1832 genome has a window encoding:
- a CDS encoding ABC transporter ATP-binding protein: MSNEPIVSLRGVTKRIGRTTIIDNLTFDVPQGEIFGFLGPNGAGKTTTIRMMVGLMSISQGEIVIKGKNIKHEFEQAIRHVGAIVENPEMYKYLSGYHNLVHYARMVPGVTKERIDEVVSLVKLETRIHDKVKKYSLGMRQRLGVAQALLHRPSLLILDEPTNGLDPAGIRELRDYLRYLTRTEGITVIVSSHLLTEMELMCDRVAILQQGKLIDVKTIQEFMADSKDGTQTYLIEASPVDEVHAAVSGMCHVKEAKVVTEGVEIVTERDCIPDILAELMRKDVRIYGVQLLRQSLEDRFLEITGGEQVG, from the coding sequence ATGAGCAATGAACCGATTGTAAGTCTTCGCGGCGTGACGAAGCGCATCGGGCGTACAACGATTATTGATAATCTGACGTTCGATGTACCACAAGGTGAAATATTTGGATTCCTAGGGCCCAATGGAGCAGGAAAGACGACAACGATCCGCATGATGGTTGGCTTGATGTCCATCTCACAAGGCGAAATTGTAATTAAAGGGAAGAACATCAAGCATGAATTCGAACAGGCTATCCGCCATGTCGGCGCCATTGTTGAGAATCCCGAGATGTATAAGTATTTGAGCGGGTATCATAATTTAGTTCACTATGCGCGCATGGTGCCTGGTGTTACGAAGGAACGGATCGACGAGGTAGTCAGTTTAGTTAAGCTAGAGACACGGATTCATGACAAGGTGAAAAAGTACTCACTCGGGATGCGTCAACGATTGGGCGTCGCACAGGCGCTGCTGCATCGACCATCTCTGCTAATCCTGGACGAACCAACAAACGGTCTTGATCCTGCTGGGATTCGCGAGCTACGTGACTACTTGCGGTATTTAACACGTACTGAAGGAATAACGGTCATCGTTTCCAGCCACTTGTTGACGGAGATGGAGCTCATGTGTGATCGGGTGGCGATCTTACAACAAGGGAAACTTATCGATGTAAAGACAATTCAAGAATTCATGGCCGATTCGAAGGATGGCACGCAGACCTACTTGATTGAAGCGTCGCCAGTTGATGAGGTTCACGCGGCAGTTAGCGGAATGTGTCATGTGAAAGAAGCGAAGGTCGTGACAGAAGGTGTAGAAATCGTGACGGAGCGGGATTGTATACCTGACATTCTAGCTGAACTCATGCGTAAGGATGTCCGCATTTACGGTGTTCAATTGCTGCGACAATCCTTAGAGGATAGATTCTTGGAAATAACGGGAGGTGAACAAGTTGGTTAA
- a CDS encoding ABC transporter permease — protein sequence MVNLFLNENMKLYRRLRTWLMVAIMIGIVFLGSFLDWYYDGKSGEKVAWRDHVIEQKQELAEVLKQPKLSEENKKNIQERIAVYDYHLDHDIHPTGGTMWNGINGSAQLIVLITLFTVIVAGDSLAGEFTSGTIKLLLIRPANRTKILVSKYASMIVFGLFLLVILFIVSVVLNGLLYKFQFMNLPLVTTNSAGLIVEKSMIANLWKTYLLNGVSTIIFVTMAFMISSAFRSSIMAIGFSIFALFAGAICMEILQPYEWSKYMLFANIDLSQYLSGRPYQTGMTLQFSIVTLSVYFIVFNLAAWLVFTKRDVAA from the coding sequence TTGGTTAACTTATTTCTCAATGAAAACATGAAGCTCTATCGCCGTTTACGTACATGGCTCATGGTCGCCATCATGATTGGTATCGTGTTCCTTGGCAGTTTCTTGGACTGGTATTACGATGGCAAATCAGGAGAGAAAGTGGCTTGGCGGGATCATGTGATCGAGCAGAAGCAAGAGCTTGCGGAAGTGCTGAAACAGCCGAAATTGAGTGAAGAGAACAAGAAGAATATTCAAGAGCGCATCGCCGTGTATGATTATCATTTAGACCATGATATTCACCCGACGGGCGGTACGATGTGGAACGGAATTAATGGTTCTGCACAGTTGATTGTGTTAATTACTTTATTCACCGTTATTGTAGCAGGAGACAGTTTGGCTGGTGAATTCACGTCAGGAACGATTAAACTGCTGTTGATTCGGCCAGCGAATCGCACCAAAATCTTAGTTTCTAAATATGCTTCTATGATTGTATTTGGCTTGTTCCTGTTAGTTATTTTGTTCATCGTTTCAGTTGTATTAAACGGACTCCTATATAAGTTTCAATTCATGAACCTACCGCTTGTCACCACGAATAGTGCGGGCTTGATTGTAGAGAAGAGTATGATTGCGAATCTGTGGAAAACCTACTTACTCAATGGGGTATCCACGATTATTTTCGTCACGATGGCCTTCATGATCTCTTCTGCCTTTCGCAGCAGTATTATGGCGATTGGTTTCTCGATCTTTGCTCTCTTCGCGGGAGCGATCTGTATGGAAATCTTGCAGCCGTACGAGTGGAGCAAATACATGCTGTTCGCCAATATTGATTTATCGCAATATCTCAGCGGTCGTCCTTATCAAACTGGGATGACGCTGCAATTCTCCATTGTGACACTGAGCGTGTACTTTATTGTATTTAATCTCGCCGCATGGCTCGTGTTTACCAAGAGAGACGTAGCCGCATAA
- a CDS encoding GNAT family N-acetyltransferase: protein MGNNLHLRDARIEDLAEIVRIYNSTVAGRMVTADTEPVTTASREPWFHVHSPDFRPLWVLENELGNICGWLSFQSFYGRPAYNATAEVSIYVDESCRGQGIGRYLMEQAIEACPRLGLKSLLGFIFGHNEPSLQLFRKFGFTNWAHLPGVAELDGVERDLIILGKRVG, encoded by the coding sequence ATGGGGAACAACTTACATCTACGCGATGCACGCATCGAGGATTTAGCCGAAATCGTGCGTATCTACAACTCAACTGTCGCTGGTCGCATGGTCACGGCAGATACGGAGCCCGTAACAACGGCAAGCCGGGAGCCTTGGTTTCACGTCCATTCCCCTGATTTTCGCCCCCTATGGGTGCTTGAAAATGAGCTCGGAAACATCTGTGGTTGGCTGAGCTTTCAATCCTTCTATGGCCGCCCTGCTTATAACGCGACTGCGGAAGTGAGCATCTATGTGGATGAATCCTGTCGCGGGCAAGGAATCGGTCGATACCTGATGGAGCAAGCCATCGAGGCATGTCCAAGGTTAGGACTCAAGTCGTTGCTGGGCTTCATCTTTGGCCACAATGAGCCGAGTCTTCAGTTGTTCCGCAAATTCGGTTTCACGAATTGGGCGCATTTGCCTGGCGTAGCAGAGTTAGACGGGGTAGAGCGAGATTTAATCATTTTAGGTAAACGTGTAGGTTAA